Proteins co-encoded in one Cupriavidus metallidurans CH34 genomic window:
- a CDS encoding DoxX family protein, whose protein sequence is MPSSMPSLSSAGDSPHRLPRWLHWVALLLLCAAYLQGGLVKLFDFPSAMAEMQHFGLSPAGPLAAGTIALELGASAMILSGRGRWLGALALAAFTLAATFLANSFWSAPPDARFGMANAFFEHLGLVGGFVLVAWHDLRA, encoded by the coding sequence ATGCCTTCCTCGATGCCTTCGCTGTCATCCGCCGGCGATAGCCCTCACCGGCTGCCGCGCTGGCTGCACTGGGTCGCGTTGTTGCTGCTGTGCGCGGCCTACCTGCAGGGCGGACTGGTCAAGCTGTTCGACTTTCCCAGCGCGATGGCCGAGATGCAGCACTTCGGCCTGTCGCCGGCTGGCCCGCTGGCGGCGGGAACCATCGCGCTGGAACTGGGCGCATCGGCCATGATCCTGAGCGGACGCGGCCGTTGGCTCGGCGCGCTGGCGCTGGCCGCATTCACACTGGCAGCGACATTCCTGGCCAACAGCTTCTGGAGCGCTCCGCCCGATGCCCGTTTCGGCATGGCAAATGCATTCTTCGAGCACCTGGGTCTGGTCGGCGGCTTCGTGCTGGTGGCCTGGCATGACCTGCGAGCGTAG
- a CDS encoding MFS transporter, whose amino-acid sequence MTQSASTANAPASTGTFAPLAQSTFAVLWVATILGNIGSFMRDVASAWLATDLSTSPAAVATIQAASTLPVFLLAIPAGVLSDILDRRRFLIVIQLCLALVSGSLMLLAWRQSLTIELLIALAFAGGIGSAMMGPTWQSIVPELVPANTLRQAVALNSLGVNIARAIGPATGGLLLAAFGAAATYGVDLLSYVFVVAALIWWHRPQRPVDPLREHFFSAARAGLRFTRAHSKLHVVLARTAVHFAFGSSVWALLPLVARKLLHGSAGLYGVMLGAVGVGAILGALLMPRLQKRLDADGMVLLSAIVTAVVMAALSVAPPVWLALVLLLLLGAAWIMALTTFGGVAQAILPNWVRGRALAVYQMVFNGALAGGSLLWGFVAQALGTPPALLIAGSGLVVAALALHRLRLPHGEDDLGPAGHWPEPEMADEIAHDRGPVMILIEYLIAPANRDGFLHAVHRLSEERLRDGAFSWGVMEDPTNPELMTEWFLVESWAEHLRQHRRVPNADADLQREVTAFHGGTTPPRVRHLLGVGLPPNKR is encoded by the coding sequence ATGACGCAATCCGCCTCGACGGCAAACGCTCCCGCCTCCACAGGTACCTTCGCGCCGCTTGCGCAATCGACCTTCGCGGTCCTGTGGGTAGCGACGATCCTCGGCAATATCGGCAGCTTCATGCGCGACGTCGCCAGCGCATGGCTGGCCACCGACCTGTCGACCTCGCCGGCCGCGGTGGCCACCATCCAGGCTGCATCGACGCTGCCAGTGTTCCTGCTCGCGATTCCCGCCGGCGTGCTGTCCGACATCCTTGACCGCCGCCGCTTCCTGATCGTGATCCAGCTCTGCCTGGCCTTGGTCAGCGGCTCGCTGATGCTGCTGGCATGGCGACAGTCGCTGACGATCGAACTCCTGATCGCGCTGGCGTTCGCCGGCGGCATCGGTTCGGCGATGATGGGGCCGACCTGGCAGTCGATCGTGCCGGAACTGGTTCCCGCCAACACGCTGCGGCAGGCCGTGGCGCTCAACTCGCTTGGCGTGAACATCGCGCGCGCCATCGGGCCGGCCACCGGCGGCCTGCTGCTGGCTGCGTTCGGCGCGGCCGCGACTTACGGCGTGGACCTGCTCAGCTACGTGTTCGTGGTTGCCGCGCTGATCTGGTGGCATCGACCCCAGCGACCGGTCGACCCGCTACGCGAGCACTTCTTCAGCGCGGCCCGCGCCGGGCTGCGTTTCACGCGGGCGCACAGCAAGCTCCATGTCGTGCTGGCCCGTACCGCCGTGCATTTCGCGTTCGGCAGCAGTGTGTGGGCACTGTTGCCGCTCGTGGCGCGCAAGCTGCTCCATGGCAGCGCGGGGCTCTACGGCGTGATGCTCGGGGCGGTCGGGGTGGGCGCAATTCTTGGCGCGTTGCTCATGCCGCGTCTGCAGAAGCGGCTCGACGCCGACGGGATGGTGCTGCTGTCCGCCATCGTCACGGCCGTCGTGATGGCCGCGCTCTCCGTCGCGCCACCCGTCTGGCTGGCGCTGGTGCTGCTGTTGCTGTTGGGCGCGGCATGGATCATGGCGCTGACCACGTTCGGCGGCGTGGCGCAAGCCATCCTGCCCAACTGGGTGCGTGGCCGCGCGCTGGCGGTCTACCAGATGGTCTTCAACGGCGCGCTGGCCGGTGGCAGCCTGCTCTGGGGCTTCGTGGCGCAGGCGCTCGGCACGCCCCCCGCGCTGCTGATCGCCGGCTCGGGCCTGGTAGTCGCCGCGCTGGCGCTGCACCGGCTGCGTCTGCCGCACGGCGAAGACGACCTTGGCCCGGCCGGCCACTGGCCCGAGCCCGAAATGGCCGACGAGATCGCGCACGATCGCGGCCCGGTGATGATCCTGATCGAGTACCTGATTGCCCCGGCCAACCGGGACGGCTTCCTGCACGCCGTGCACCGGCTCTCCGAAGAGCGGCTGCGCGATGGCGCATTCAGTTGGGGCGTGATGGAAGACCCCACCAATCCCGAATTGATGACCGAGTGGTTTCTGGTCGAGTCATGGGCCGAGCACCTGCGGCAACACCGCCGCGTGCCGAACGCCGATGCCGACCTGCAGCGAGAAGTGACCGCGTTCCATGGTGGCACGACGCCACCGCGTGTGCGGCATCTGCTGGGCGTGGGACTGCCACCGAACAAGCGATGA
- a CDS encoding XapX domain-containing protein, producing the protein MKLYLISLGAGILVGIIYALMQVRSPAPPAVALIGLLGMLIGEQVVPPIKRMIAGEPVTVAWFHQECMPKITGTPGPTLAAADTKESKPEQ; encoded by the coding sequence ATGAAGCTCTATCTGATCTCATTGGGCGCCGGCATCCTGGTCGGCATCATCTACGCGCTGATGCAGGTCCGCTCGCCCGCCCCGCCAGCGGTGGCCCTGATCGGCCTGCTCGGTATGCTTATCGGCGAGCAGGTAGTACCGCCGATCAAGCGCATGATCGCGGGGGAGCCCGTCACCGTGGCGTGGTTCCACCAGGAATGCATGCCGAAGATCACGGGCACGCCCGGCCCGACACTGGCCGCGGCCGACACCAAGGAGAGCAAGCCGGAGCAATGA
- a CDS encoding response regulator transcription factor: MTALPLIAIVDDDASVRDAMGQLVRSFDLAVELYASGQALLQSASIGRIRCVVCDVRMPGIDGFALCTALRALGLDVPVILMTAYAQDGDEQRALDVGATGFLGKPFQERELLRCLARALASGESGSGI, translated from the coding sequence GTGACTGCCCTTCCCCTAATCGCGATCGTTGACGATGACGCCTCCGTCAGGGACGCCATGGGGCAACTGGTGCGTTCGTTCGACCTGGCCGTGGAACTCTACGCCAGCGGGCAGGCACTGCTGCAGTCCGCTTCGATCGGGCGTATCCGGTGCGTGGTCTGCGACGTGCGAATGCCGGGCATCGACGGGTTCGCGCTCTGCACGGCGCTGCGCGCGCTCGGGCTCGATGTGCCGGTCATCCTCATGACCGCCTATGCCCAGGATGGCGACGAACAGCGCGCCCTTGACGTGGGCGCCACCGGATTCCTCGGCAAGCCGTTTCAGGAGAGAGAATTGCTCCGGTGCCTGGCGCGTGCGCTGGCCAGCGGCGAGAGTGGGTCGGGGATCTGA
- a CDS encoding response regulator transcription factor, which translates to MTRDRIEEGGESEESAVLVVDDDQDVRVALSSLFRSAGLAAESFASAEELLAHGIPDRPTCIVLDVHLHGASGLDLQATLNRAGRHASIVFISGRGDVPMTVAAMKAGAVNFIAKPFRDQDLLDAVDEALQRDRAQREAEAQSRQLRDHFDTLTGREQEVMQLAARGLMNKQIADDLGISEATVKIYRGHAMRKMQARTFAELVIMAQSLGLVQDDAG; encoded by the coding sequence ATGACGCGCGACAGGATCGAAGAGGGTGGTGAAAGTGAAGAAAGCGCGGTGCTGGTCGTCGATGACGATCAGGATGTGCGCGTGGCGCTATCCAGCCTGTTCCGCTCGGCGGGACTCGCGGCGGAGTCGTTCGCCTCGGCCGAGGAATTGCTCGCGCACGGCATTCCGGATCGGCCCACCTGCATCGTGCTCGATGTGCATCTGCATGGCGCGAGCGGCCTCGACCTGCAGGCCACGCTCAACCGGGCGGGCCGCCATGCGTCGATCGTATTCATCTCCGGCCGTGGTGACGTCCCGATGACTGTGGCGGCCATGAAGGCCGGCGCCGTCAACTTCATCGCCAAGCCATTCCGCGACCAGGACCTGCTCGACGCGGTTGACGAGGCCTTGCAGCGCGACCGGGCGCAGCGCGAGGCCGAGGCGCAGAGCCGGCAGCTTCGCGATCATTTCGACACCCTGACCGGCCGGGAGCAGGAAGTCATGCAACTGGCGGCGCGTGGCCTGATGAACAAGCAGATCGCCGACGACCTCGGCATCAGCGAGGCCACGGTCAAGATCTATCGCGGTCACGCCATGCGCAAGATGCAGGCCCGCACTTTCGCCGAACTGGTCATCATGGCCCAGTCTCTCGGGCTGGTGCAGGACGACGCCGGATAG
- a CDS encoding efflux RND transporter permease subunit — MLRNVLRLSLTRRPLILLFLLVFAGAGLFAYSKLNIEAYPNPAPVILEITAQAPGLSAEEMERYYTVPMEVGLAATPGVESIRSTSFYGLSFVRVTFKYGVDYYFAYTQAALNLQQNVSLPNNVQPQIQASSLVGEIYRYQLRGPAHFGLTNLRTLQDWVLERRLKTVPGVAQVVSWGGTTKEYDVEADLHKLDAYNITLQQMISALGNANINVGGRTINLGQQSVNIRGVGLIEDTKDIEQVVLTQHNGVPVQVKDVAKVKIGYTPRLGRSGRDNQDDVVTAIVVMNRTLQTNEVVARVKAEIDKINSDGTLPAGVKMEPYYDRSTLVSVTTHTVLHSLLFGCLLVFFIQWVFLGDLRSAVIVSVNIPFALFFSIMILVMLGESANLLSVGAVDFGIIVDSSVILVENIFRNFQMPLADQQRLLMSRDARAIGKGAGITDRIRMIFVSALQVDKAVFFSAAITVAAFVPLFTMQGVEGQIFGPMARTYGYALLGALIATFTVTPVLCTYLLPKHIEEKETILVRWLHRIYEPALKWSLGNKKLSVAIGAGVLAVTGALMPLLGTEFLPALEEGNLWIRATMPPTVSLEAGVPSVARMRKILLSHPEVATVVSQHGRPDDGSDAAGFFNAEFFVPLKPMDEWPAGMTKDKLVAQVQKEFANEFTGISLNFSQYIQDNVQEGLSGVKGANSVKIVGRDLPTLEKLADQVLHEMKEIRGVSDLGVFRVLGQPNLNIKINREAAARYGLNTGDVNSVVEAALGGTQATTVLEGDRQFSLTVRMAPEYRGSIDAIRNIKVAYQTADGANAYIPLSALADISLDTGASYIYHERNQRYIPIKFSVRDRDLGSTVAEAQARIASKIKLPEGYRIQWAGEFEQLELAKKRLALIVPISIVMIMVLLYGLFNSLRDSVMTLAGIPFAIAGGVIALFVTGLDFSISAAIGFVSLFGVSVMDGILMITYYNQLREQGLKSEAAMSQAAQQRMRPMLMTALSACIGLLPAAISTGIGSQVQRPLATVVVGGMLIGPIMLLVIVPALRMVFIGKKET; from the coding sequence GTGCTCAGGAACGTACTTCGGTTGTCGCTGACGCGACGGCCGCTCATTCTGCTTTTCCTCCTGGTATTTGCCGGGGCCGGCTTGTTCGCCTACTCGAAGCTGAACATCGAAGCCTATCCGAACCCCGCACCGGTGATTCTCGAGATCACCGCGCAGGCGCCGGGCTTGTCCGCCGAGGAGATGGAGCGCTACTACACGGTGCCCATGGAAGTGGGGCTGGCCGCCACGCCGGGCGTGGAAAGCATCCGCTCGACCTCGTTTTACGGCCTGTCGTTCGTGCGGGTGACGTTCAAGTACGGCGTCGACTACTACTTCGCCTATACGCAGGCCGCGCTCAACCTGCAGCAGAACGTCAGCCTGCCGAACAACGTGCAGCCGCAGATCCAGGCGTCGAGCCTGGTCGGTGAAATCTACCGCTACCAGCTCAGGGGGCCGGCGCACTTCGGGCTGACAAACCTGCGCACGCTGCAGGACTGGGTGCTCGAACGGCGACTGAAGACGGTGCCGGGCGTGGCGCAGGTGGTGAGCTGGGGTGGCACGACTAAGGAGTACGACGTCGAGGCCGACCTGCACAAGCTCGACGCGTACAACATTACGCTGCAGCAGATGATCTCCGCGCTGGGTAACGCCAACATCAACGTTGGCGGCCGGACCATCAACCTTGGACAGCAGTCGGTCAACATACGTGGCGTAGGCCTGATCGAGGACACCAAGGACATCGAGCAGGTGGTACTGACACAGCACAATGGCGTGCCCGTGCAGGTCAAGGACGTCGCCAAGGTCAAGATCGGCTACACGCCACGCCTGGGTCGCTCCGGGCGCGACAACCAGGACGACGTGGTCACTGCCATCGTCGTGATGAACCGGACGCTGCAAACCAACGAGGTGGTGGCGCGCGTCAAGGCCGAGATCGACAAGATCAACAGCGATGGCACGCTGCCTGCCGGCGTGAAGATGGAGCCGTACTATGACCGTTCGACGCTGGTCTCGGTCACCACGCACACGGTGCTGCACAGCCTGCTGTTCGGCTGTCTGCTGGTGTTCTTCATCCAGTGGGTATTCCTGGGTGATCTGCGCAGCGCGGTGATCGTTAGCGTCAACATACCGTTCGCGCTCTTCTTCAGCATCATGATCCTGGTGATGCTGGGAGAATCCGCCAACCTCTTGTCGGTGGGGGCGGTCGACTTCGGGATCATCGTGGACTCCTCGGTGATTCTGGTGGAGAACATATTCCGGAACTTCCAGATGCCGCTGGCGGATCAGCAGCGGCTGCTGATGAGTCGGGACGCGCGGGCGATCGGCAAGGGCGCGGGTATCACGGACCGCATCCGCATGATCTTCGTGAGCGCGCTGCAGGTGGACAAGGCGGTGTTTTTCTCGGCGGCCATCACGGTGGCGGCGTTCGTCCCGCTGTTCACGATGCAGGGTGTGGAAGGGCAGATCTTCGGGCCGATGGCGCGTACCTATGGCTATGCGCTGCTGGGCGCGCTGATCGCCACGTTCACGGTGACGCCGGTGCTGTGCACCTATCTGCTGCCCAAGCACATCGAGGAGAAGGAAACCATCTTGGTGCGCTGGCTGCATCGTATCTATGAGCCCGCGCTCAAATGGTCGCTTGGCAACAAGAAGCTGTCGGTGGCGATTGGCGCCGGCGTGCTGGCGGTGACGGGGGCGTTGATGCCGCTGCTGGGCACCGAGTTCCTGCCGGCGTTGGAAGAGGGCAACCTCTGGATTCGCGCCACCATGCCGCCAACCGTTTCGCTGGAGGCCGGCGTGCCGTCAGTGGCGCGAATGCGCAAGATCCTGCTGTCGCATCCTGAAGTGGCGACGGTGGTGTCCCAGCATGGCCGTCCAGACGATGGCAGCGATGCGGCGGGCTTCTTCAACGCGGAGTTCTTCGTACCGCTCAAGCCGATGGATGAATGGCCGGCGGGCATGACCAAGGACAAGCTGGTCGCGCAGGTGCAGAAGGAGTTCGCCAACGAGTTCACAGGGATCTCGCTGAATTTCTCGCAGTACATCCAGGACAATGTCCAGGAAGGCCTTTCCGGCGTGAAGGGCGCGAACTCGGTGAAGATCGTCGGCCGCGACCTGCCCACGCTCGAGAAGCTGGCCGACCAGGTGCTGCACGAGATGAAGGAGATCCGGGGCGTGTCGGACCTTGGCGTGTTCCGCGTGCTGGGTCAGCCCAACCTGAACATCAAGATCAACCGCGAGGCGGCGGCGCGTTACGGGCTTAACACCGGCGATGTCAACTCGGTGGTGGAGGCCGCGCTGGGTGGCACGCAGGCGACGACCGTGCTCGAAGGCGACCGGCAGTTCTCGCTGACGGTGCGTATGGCGCCCGAGTATCGCGGCAGTATCGACGCGATCCGCAACATCAAGGTGGCGTACCAGACAGCGGATGGCGCGAATGCCTATATTCCGTTGAGCGCGTTGGCGGACATATCACTGGATACCGGGGCGTCGTACATCTATCACGAGCGCAACCAGCGATACATCCCGATCAAGTTCAGCGTGCGTGACCGCGACCTGGGCAGCACGGTGGCGGAAGCGCAGGCGCGTATCGCCAGCAAGATCAAGCTACCCGAGGGCTACCGCATCCAGTGGGCGGGCGAGTTCGAGCAACTGGAACTGGCGAAGAAGCGGCTTGCGCTGATCGTGCCGATCAGCATCGTGATGATCATGGTGCTGCTGTACGGTCTGTTCAACTCGCTGCGGGACAGCGTCATGACGCTCGCGGGCATTCCGTTCGCCATCGCCGGGGGCGTGATCGCGCTGTTCGTGACCGGTCTGGATTTCAGTATCTCGGCGGCGATTGGCTTCGTCTCGTTGTTCGGGGTATCGGTCATGGACGGCATCCTGATGATCACCTACTACAACCAGTTGCGTGAACAGGGGCTGAAGTCCGAAGCGGCGATGTCGCAGGCGGCCCAGCAGCGGATGCGCCCGATGCTGATGACGGCGCTTTCGGCCTGTATCGGTTTGCTGCCGGCGGCCATCTCCACCGGGATCGGCAGCCAGGTGCAGCGTCCGCTGGCCACCGTGGTGGTGGGTGGCATGTTGATCGGACCGATCATGCTGCTGGTGATCGTGCCGGCGCTACGCATGGTGTTCATCGGCAAGAAGGAGACCTGA
- a CDS encoding efflux RND transporter periplasmic adaptor subunit has product MRFDAKSAILGGGATAVVLVGLMFAFNAWTQPSPLYGPEKGFGQGGPSAPKVAPRGSSVTLTQTQMGTVKVVSVQDYAFANQREAVGNIDFNQDRSVQVFTAYQGKVRNVFVKVGEDVAKGAPLFDIESPDLVQAESTLISAAGARKLNAKALERAHQLFEIQGIAQKDLDQAISDQQAAEAAYKAARDAVAIFGKSASEMDRIIEQRRTDPVLTVFSPIAGRVTARNAQPGLLVQPGNSPAPITVSDISTVWMQAFVTEADSPLLKVGQAVKVHAMAFPGREFAGTITTTGASIDSATHRLMVRSEVKDPKHELRPGMITSFSIRTGEPDHSAAVAADGLVREGDGTMTVWTTTDQRRFERRVVTVGQTQDGLVQILSGLAPGELVASEGALFLSNAAALAAQ; this is encoded by the coding sequence ATGCGTTTCGATGCCAAGTCCGCCATCCTGGGCGGGGGCGCCACCGCTGTGGTCCTGGTGGGGTTGATGTTCGCATTCAACGCGTGGACGCAGCCCAGCCCGCTCTACGGCCCGGAAAAAGGCTTTGGTCAGGGCGGTCCGTCGGCGCCCAAGGTGGCGCCGCGCGGGTCGTCCGTCACGCTGACCCAGACTCAGATGGGTACGGTCAAGGTCGTGTCGGTGCAAGACTATGCGTTCGCCAACCAGCGTGAAGCCGTCGGCAATATCGACTTCAATCAGGACCGCTCGGTCCAGGTGTTCACCGCCTACCAGGGCAAGGTCCGCAACGTGTTCGTCAAGGTTGGCGAAGACGTGGCCAAGGGAGCACCGTTGTTCGATATCGAGAGCCCGGATCTGGTCCAGGCCGAATCGACGCTGATCTCCGCAGCCGGCGCGCGCAAGCTCAATGCCAAGGCGCTGGAGCGCGCGCATCAGCTCTTTGAGATCCAGGGTATCGCGCAGAAGGATCTCGACCAGGCCATCTCCGATCAGCAGGCCGCGGAAGCCGCCTACAAGGCAGCGCGCGACGCCGTGGCCATCTTCGGCAAGAGCGCGTCCGAAATGGATCGCATCATCGAACAACGTCGCACCGATCCGGTCCTGACCGTGTTCAGCCCGATAGCGGGCCGCGTGACGGCGCGCAATGCACAGCCGGGCCTGCTGGTCCAGCCCGGCAACAGCCCGGCACCAATCACGGTTTCCGATATCTCTACGGTCTGGATGCAGGCATTCGTGACCGAAGCAGACAGCCCGCTGCTGAAGGTGGGACAGGCAGTCAAGGTCCATGCGATGGCCTTTCCGGGGCGGGAGTTCGCCGGAACCATCACGACGACGGGTGCGTCCATCGACTCCGCCACGCACCGTCTGATGGTCCGTTCCGAGGTCAAGGACCCGAAGCACGAACTGCGGCCGGGGATGATCACATCCTTCTCGATACGCACCGGTGAGCCAGATCATTCCGCGGCGGTCGCCGCCGATGGTCTGGTGCGCGAAGGCGACGGCACGATGACCGTATGGACGACCACGGATCAGCGCCGCTTCGAGCGCCGCGTGGTCACGGTCGGACAGACCCAGGACGGTCTGGTGCAGATTCTCAGCGGCCTTGCGCCGGGCGAGCTTGTGGCGAGCGAAGGGGCATTGTTCCTGAGCAATGCCGCGGCACTGGCCGCTCAGTAA
- a CDS encoding efflux transporter outer membrane subunit — MLPDHRSPSIRSRIPFAGTACALAVCGVLTACAVGPNFQTPKAPDATAYTPKPLPTETASAPVQGGEAQRFVEGMQIPEQWWSMLHSEKLDRFIAAAMKANPTVTAAQAALRQAQAQVRAQQGFFFPTISGSYSPSRQRNAVGTISPTLTSGDPLFNLHTAELSISYAPDVFGLNRRRVESLQALEDAQRFEVEATYLTLASNISLAAIEEASLRAQIDAQQRIVAIETKLYNLLQKQFTLGFVSGLEVAAARAQLAQAEQALPGLRKQLALQRDLLAALAGKLPADPLDAEFTFDDFKLPAELPVSLPSELVRQRPDVRAAEAQLHSATAEVGVAIANMLPQLTITGSYGGTATVFNQMFSAGNVFWSLAGNVAQTFFAGGTMLALKHGADAALVQAEAQYRSTVINAFQNVADTLHAIDADAETLRAAITSEQAARTTLEITEKQLSSGYVNVLAVLNAEQTMRTATQATAQAQAARFTDTVALYQSLGGGWWNRQAEGTQVGDAGKPARAEVATR, encoded by the coding sequence ATGCTGCCAGATCACCGCAGCCCTTCCATTCGTTCGAGAATCCCATTCGCCGGCACGGCTTGCGCCCTGGCCGTTTGCGGCGTTCTGACGGCGTGCGCCGTCGGCCCCAATTTCCAGACGCCCAAGGCGCCTGATGCCACCGCGTACACACCCAAGCCGCTGCCCACCGAGACGGCATCCGCGCCGGTGCAAGGCGGCGAAGCCCAGCGCTTCGTGGAAGGCATGCAGATCCCCGAGCAGTGGTGGAGCATGTTGCACTCGGAAAAGCTCGACCGCTTTATCGCGGCAGCGATGAAGGCCAATCCGACGGTGACGGCCGCGCAAGCAGCGCTGCGGCAGGCCCAGGCGCAAGTGCGCGCGCAGCAGGGCTTCTTCTTCCCGACCATCTCGGGTTCCTATTCGCCATCGCGGCAGCGCAATGCGGTAGGAACGATCTCGCCGACGCTGACGTCTGGCGATCCGCTCTTCAACCTGCACACGGCGGAACTGTCGATCAGCTACGCGCCCGATGTGTTCGGCCTGAACCGCCGACGGGTGGAATCGCTGCAGGCGCTCGAGGATGCGCAGCGTTTCGAGGTGGAGGCTACCTACCTGACGCTGGCATCGAACATCAGCCTGGCCGCTATCGAGGAAGCTTCGTTGCGCGCCCAGATCGACGCGCAACAACGCATCGTCGCCATCGAGACCAAGCTGTACAACCTGCTGCAGAAGCAATTCACGCTCGGGTTCGTCAGCGGTCTCGAAGTGGCCGCGGCCCGGGCCCAGCTTGCGCAAGCCGAGCAGGCATTGCCAGGACTGCGCAAGCAACTGGCCCTGCAGCGCGACCTGCTGGCTGCGCTGGCCGGCAAGCTGCCGGCCGATCCGCTCGACGCCGAGTTCACGTTCGACGATTTCAAGTTGCCGGCGGAACTTCCGGTGTCGCTGCCGTCTGAACTGGTGCGGCAGCGCCCGGACGTGCGCGCGGCCGAAGCACAACTGCATTCGGCCACGGCGGAAGTCGGCGTGGCTATCGCCAACATGCTGCCGCAGCTCACCATCACTGGCTCATACGGCGGCACGGCCACCGTGTTCAACCAGATGTTCAGCGCCGGCAACGTCTTCTGGAGCCTGGCGGGCAACGTCGCGCAAACCTTCTTCGCGGGCGGCACGATGCTGGCGCTCAAGCACGGCGCCGATGCCGCGCTCGTGCAGGCGGAGGCCCAGTACCGCAGCACCGTCATCAACGCGTTCCAGAACGTGGCCGATACGCTGCACGCGATCGACGCCGATGCGGAAACGCTGCGTGCGGCCATCACCTCGGAGCAGGCCGCGCGCACGACGCTGGAGATCACCGAGAAGCAACTGTCGAGCGGCTACGTCAATGTGCTGGCCGTGCTCAACGCCGAACAGACGATGCGCACGGCCACGCAGGCCACGGCACAGGCGCAGGCCGCGCGCTTCACGGATACCGTGGCGCTCTACCAGTCTCTGGGTGGCGGCTGGTGGAATCGCCAGGCCGAAGGTACGCAGGTGGGTGACGCGGGCAAGCCGGCCCGCGCCGAAGTCGCTACGCGCTGA